Within the Acinetobacter radioresistens DSM 6976 = NBRC 102413 = CIP 103788 genome, the region CTGCTCCAGAGAGCCTTCTATGATTAAAATATCCCCATACTTTAAAGTGAAATCTGGAGCAGGCTCATAAAAAATTTCTTTGCCGCGCTTTAAAAGCAGCAGATGAACTTTTGCGACCTGGTTAATCAGGCCAAACAGATGCACACCTTCAAGTTTATTTTCAATATTGATCCGAACTATAAAATGATCATCCTCAAGTGCCATGTAACGGCTGACCATAGGATAATTTAAAGCTTGGGCGACCCTGACCCCCATATCTTCTTCAGGGTGAATGATCTTGTCGATGCCTAAATGACTCAGAATCATATGATGTGCCTTGGTCTTGGCTTTCACCCAGATCTTGTTTACCCCCATGTTTTTCAGGTGTAGAACACATAAAATACTGGCTTCAATATCCTCACCAATTGCCACTACGACAGCATCACAATCCTGAATATTAAGCTCTTCGAGCACATGTTCATCAGTCGCATCCGCAATCACTGCATGTGATAACTGGTCACCAATATTTTCAACGTGACGTTTAACCAGATCTATACCAATCACGTCATGCTTGAGGCGGGTAAGTTCGGTAGCGACAGTAGCTCCAAAGCTACCCAGACCAATTACGGTAAATAAAGCCATTCAGAAAACCTGCTATCTTTCTTCTAAAGTCTGCACTGTAAAGAGTACAAAGCTTAATCTATTATACAGCGTGATAATATCACTTTAGTTTTAATTGTTTTGAGGTTGCTGTGTTACAAAAAATACAGGGTATTACCTTAATAAAAAAGAAAATTTTAAAGTGTATTAAAACCCCAAACGGGTAGGCTTAAATAAAATGATATAAAATAAAAAACCGGCTCTAGGCCGGCTTCTATTTACCAAAAACTATTTAAGAAAACGCTTATAGCCAATATTATGAGTTATTTCCTCATACGGATAAGTGATTGTTTTCAAGGTTTCAATTATTCCGTCCGGATTCTGCTTGGCATCTGTCGCCTCCATACCCACCAGGACCCGTCCTTCAGCTGCGCCATGGTTGCGGTAGTGGAACAGGGTAATATTATGAGTCGGGCCAAGGCGTTCAAGGAACGTCAGCAGGGCACCTGGACGTTCCGGAAACTCTACCCGGAACAGGCGCTCATTTTCAATATTGGCATGGCCACCAATCAAATAGCGGATGTGCAGCTTGGCAACTTCATCATCGGACAGGTCATCCACCTCGTAACTTTCTTTTAGCAGGTTATGGATTTCATGGCGTTCTGCTTCACCACCTTTTAAACTGATGCCCACAAAAACCTGTGCCGAGTCACTTTCACTGGCGCGGTAGTTAAATTCAGTAATATTACGACCTTGCAGGGTTCGGCAAAATTGTAAAAAGGCACCTTTCTGTTCAGGAATGGTTACAGCATAGATTGCTTCACGACGTTCCCCCAGTTCTGTACGTTCAGCGATATAGCGTAATCGGTCAAAGTTCATGTTTGCACCGCAAACAATAGACACAATATTTTTACCAGTCAGTTTATGCTGTTCAATATACTTTTTAATACCTGCCAATGCCATTGCACCCGAAGGTTCGACAATACTGCGGTTTTCATCAAATGTTTCTTTAATTGCTGCACAAATTTCGTCTGTATTTACCAGAACAACCTCAGGCTCAACAATCGGGCCCGAATTATCAGATTTCTGCAAGCGGATTACTTCAAAAGGCTTTTCACCAATCTGTGCTACGGCTGTACCATCTGCAAACAGGCCTACCGATGGCAAAATTACACGCTCACCAGATTCTAGGGCTGCCTTTAAACAGGCTGATTCATCATATTCGACAGGAATCACTTTTACATGTGGCGCAACATCACCTAAATAGGCAGCTATACCTGCTATCAGGCCACCGCCACCTACTGCAACAAATACATATTCTACATCACGCCACTGGCGCAAAATTTCATTGGCGATGGTCCCTTGTCCGGCCATAACC harbors:
- a CDS encoding potassium channel family protein, translating into MALFTVIGLGSFGATVATELTRLKHDVIGIDLVKRHVENIGDQLSHAVIADATDEHVLEELNIQDCDAVVVAIGEDIEASILCVLHLKNMGVNKIWVKAKTKAHHMILSHLGIDKIIHPEEDMGVRVAQALNYPMVSRYMALEDDHFIVRINIENKLEGVHLFGLINQVAKVHLLLLKRGKEIFYEPAPDFTLKYGDILIIEGSLEQLQRLSMRFL
- the ilvA gene encoding threonine ammonia-lyase, biosynthetic → MLSRLVRQILQATVYDVAIETPLEAAPRISEKLNNNIRFKREDLQPVFSFKLRGAYNRISQLPKTQLERGVITASAGNHAQGVALSGKKLGIRAIIVMPKTTPDIKIQAVKRLGGEVVLHGDSFDIANKYAIQRASEEGMTFIPPYDDELVMAGQGTIANEILRQWRDVEYVFVAVGGGGLIAGIAAYLGDVAPHVKVIPVEYDESACLKAALESGERVILPSVGLFADGTAVAQIGEKPFEVIRLQKSDNSGPIVEPEVVLVNTDEICAAIKETFDENRSIVEPSGAMALAGIKKYIEQHKLTGKNIVSIVCGANMNFDRLRYIAERTELGERREAIYAVTIPEQKGAFLQFCRTLQGRNITEFNYRASESDSAQVFVGISLKGGEAERHEIHNLLKESYEVDDLSDDEVAKLHIRYLIGGHANIENERLFRVEFPERPGALLTFLERLGPTHNITLFHYRNHGAAEGRVLVGMEATDAKQNPDGIIETLKTITYPYEEITHNIGYKRFLK